CCTAATTTTCCTCTATTTTTAGAGCTTAAACTCGTTTGTAAGAGAGAGGCAAGTGATGGTTAAGTGCCTTCTCTTTTATTAGCAACGCTATTTGATTTGACTCTGTATAAATATATACAGAGACTGCAGGGTTGCTCTCCATCCACAAGACCTCAACGTTTTTCTTGTATGCTTACCACTCTAGTGCTCACACcaccttcttttctttttcaCTCACTTaaattcctctctttttctttctAGCTACCTCTCTCTGTAATTTCTACACCGCCACAGATCGCTTCTCATGGAATTAGCGGCAGAAGAAGGCAATAGCAGCGCCAGCGTCTCTGACGTTGAGTTCGTCCACGCCGTCGTCAAGCGACGGCGCACCAAGCGCCGGCGCATGCTGCCCTCGCCGCCGTTGCCGTTGATCGCTGACTCCTCCTCTGCCTCCTCGGCGGAGACTGTATCCGGTACGGTTACAGAggaggaagaggacatggccaaTTGTCTCATCCTTCTCGCTCAAGGCCGGGCTTTTTCCGAGCCGGTGGGGCGGAGGGAGGATAAGTTCACCGGCGGGAGGCTCGCCGGCGCGGGAAAGGCCGCCGGCGGGTTTGTGTACGAGTGCAAGACTTGCAACAAGTGCTTTCCCTCCTTCCAGGCTCTCGGCGGGCACCGCACCAGCCACAAGAAGCCGAAATTGGCAGCGACCGCGGCGACGGCCGAGGAGAATAAGAGGAATTCGCCGGTCGTCGCCGCCGGGAACGACAATTTGCTGCAGATAGGCCTGAATTCTTCCTTCTCCGCGAAGCCGAAGGTGCATGAGTGCGCGATATGCGGGTCGGAGTTCAGCTCCGGGCAGGCGCTGGGAGGTCACATGCGGCGCCACCGGCAGCTGATTGCCGCAGATGCCCACGTCGACGTCgccaagaaggagaagagcagtTTCGTCTCTTTTGACCTCAATCTCCCTGCTCCGGCCGACGTCGGCGAGCCCCGGAGTCCGCCTTCGTCATCTGCGTTCATATCGGCCGGCAACCGGCCGCTAATCTTCTCCGGTTCTGCCTCATCTCTGGCGGTGAACTGCCATTACTGAGAAGAAGGGAAGACCCGCTTCATTAACGAAATAATGGAAGCAAAGCTGCCTCTTAATTACCACATTCATTCTTTTTCATTCACTCAATTTGGGGATACAAATTTGTTGTTTATGTGAATTAACGCATTcaatttcttaattcttttttccTGCCATTACTGATTACTTAATCGATCAACGCATCACATTTCTATGATATCTGTTGAGTCATGAATGAAGTGAGCATTGCGTTCACGTAAAGTGATCGATCATCCCTTCGTATGGAAGAGTAGGAGATAGATGTGTTTGGTTTAGACGCCGCCAGCACCACCACCACATCCACCAGCAGCAAAAAGGCCATGGATTAGGTTGATCCTCCTCTACATGACTTAGTTTGGTTCGCAAGACAACTGACAGCAAACCATCACCCATCACAGATtccacaagaggaagaagatacacacaAGTGATCATTAAGGGATGAGCCAGTTGAAGTGGCAATTCTAGACTAGGTTTATATATCTTATGACATAATTAACAACTTTGGTTGAACAACTCATAATACATTATGAACCAATGATTGGCATGTGGGTTTAGCTTATCGATTTATCCAAAGTGGTTGTTGTTGTAGTTATTTTTCTAGATTTCATTAATCTATGAATCGAACAGAGTAGAGCAATGAGCTCGTCAGAAAACACTGCCTGCCAGGTGGGGCTACCGGAGCCTCAACTTAGATTCTCAGTCAGCTCACATGGAGTTCATGTAGACCCACAAACTATGCCTTAATCTCTCGCTGCTTATTTCGGCACTTAATGATTGTGGTCACTCCAAGGCCATTGATGTGGCTTCTGGTGGTTTCTTGTTTCCCAGCTCCACCATTACTACCGGCTCCATTTGCTGCCTGTAAAATTACACAAATACCTTAAAAACTAGAAATTTGATTCACGGCATCCCAAATTTGACAACAGCCCACTGTGAGGCCGTCGCCTATTGAAATTATTATCGACATTCATGTCATGCAGATGTCAACATTATCATAACTCTTCTAATGAACACTACCATTTAGTAGTAAATATAGTGTGCACAGGTTGACATTAACAGTCAACGTTCCCCGTTGACTGAAAACCTTACAGGGTTTAAGAAACCAGCAAAAAGTAAGCAATTAGTATGGAAGACTAGCCAAGTATATTGTTAGAAGGATTCTCAGAGGGAAAAATTGCTTACCATGTCTTAGCATATTTGCTCCTTTCAAGTTTTAGGTTAGCTTTGATATAGCAAGCAGCAAACTCAAGTCTCACTCATTTGTTCATTCCTCCAAGAGTTCTGGGCTGCTTCAGTAGATGAAGAACCAGAATCACCATTAGCATCCTTAGGTTTTGAAAAGAAAGGATCCCATTCATGTGCCCCAACCGTTCTCTGGCCATCCCCTAACAAAACATAGTGTATATAAGCAGATCCAGGATGAAAAAAAAAGGAATGCAACTGGCCAACATCGATCGAAAGCTGATCTCCTTGGGTAGAAATCCGCTTGAGGTTGTAGGCAAAACAAAGAATTCTGGAACATCCGCATTAT
This window of the Zingiber officinale cultivar Zhangliang chromosome 3B, Zo_v1.1, whole genome shotgun sequence genome carries:
- the LOC121968610 gene encoding zinc finger protein ZAT5-like; this encodes MELAAEEGNSSASVSDVEFVHAVVKRRRTKRRRMLPSPPLPLIADSSSASSAETVSGTVTEEEEDMANCLILLAQGRAFSEPVGRREDKFTGGRLAGAGKAAGGFVYECKTCNKCFPSFQALGGHRTSHKKPKLAATAATAEENKRNSPVVAAGNDNLLQIGLNSSFSAKPKVHECAICGSEFSSGQALGGHMRRHRQLIAADAHVDVAKKEKSSFVSFDLNLPAPADVGEPRSPPSSSAFISAGNRPLIFSGSASSLAVNCHY